From Miscanthus floridulus cultivar M001 chromosome 15, ASM1932011v1, whole genome shotgun sequence, the proteins below share one genomic window:
- the LOC136506894 gene encoding probable CCR4-associated factor 1 homolog 9, with the protein MFPYGAPRPRPLRNNGGAPPMILYSPPPPYGGIGYGPFGGPIHLPPPYAAALPYPPYYGGPAGFGNTSPMDAVHAVQVQLQSVTAANFAAELDIIGSLLPSYPYVVVDTEYPGTVHRPPAGRRDGDLSPDERYALVKANVDELPIVQLGVTLCDAHGNLPCVPDYRYGYYHGYAERAWEVDFSDFDVGRDRHAAQSVAFLRSQGVDFDAARAHGISSAAFGAKLAEILTSAPRGAGDVELTWVVFGGAYDLAYLVKMLDGGKPLPETRQGFVARVRELLGGRVFDAKFMAENCGRADLRGVGLRSVAANLGAAMPVEDLPWLAGTKSVTAYRIHTILRLHVLSQDTAAGFEGIIDGLQ; encoded by the coding sequence ATGTTCCCGTACGGCGCTCCGCGTCCGCGGCCGTTGCGCAATAACGGCGGCGCACCGCCCATGATTCTGtactcgccgccgccaccgtatGGTGGCATCGGATACGGCCCGTTCGGGGGGCCTATACACCTTCCGCCGCCGTACGCCGCTGCCCTGCCGTACCCGCCGTACTACGGCGGACCCGCCGGCTTCGGCAACACCTCCCCAATGGACGCCGTCCACGCTGTGCAGGTGCAGCTGCAGTCGGTGACGGCGGCCAACTTCGCCGCGGAGCTAGACATAATCGGCTCCTTGCTTCCGAGCTACCCCTACGTCGTCGTCGACACAGAATACCCCGGCACCGTGCACCGCCCACCCGCGGGGCGCCGTGACGGCGACCTCAGCCCCGACGAGCGGTACGCGTTGGTGAAGGCGAACGTGGACGAGCTCCCCATCGTGCAGCTCGGGGTCACGCTCTGCGACGCCCACGGCAACCTACCCTGCGTCCCTGACTACCGCTACGGCTACTACCACGGCTACGCCGAGCGCGCCTGGGAGGTGGACTTCTCGGACTTCGACGTCGGCCGCGACCGCCACGCGGCGCAGTCCGTGGCGTTCCTCCGGTCGCAGGGAGTCGACTTCGACGCGGCGCGCGCACACGGCATCAGCTCGGCGGCGTTCGGCGCGAAGCTCGCCGAGATCCTGACGTCGGCGCCGCGCGGGGCCGGCGACGTCGAGCTGACGTGGGTGGTCTTCGGCGGCGCCTACGACCTGGCCTACCTCGTCAAGATGCTCGACGGCGGGAAGCCACTGCCGGAGACGAGGCAGGGGTTCGTGGCGCGGGTCAGGGAACTCCTCGGCGGACGGGTGTTcgacgccaagttcatggcggagAACTGCGGCCGCGCGGACCTGCGCGGCGTCGGCCTCAGAAGCGTCGCCGCCAACCTCGGCGCGGCGATGCCCGTGGAAGACCTGCCGTGGCTCGCCGGCACGAAGAGCGTCACCGCCTACCGCATACATACGATCTTGAGATTGCACGTCCTCTCGCAGGACACTGCCGCTGGCTTCGAGGGAATAATCGACGGACTACAGTGA